The following are from one region of the Salvia hispanica cultivar TCC Black 2014 chromosome 1, UniMelb_Shisp_WGS_1.0, whole genome shotgun sequence genome:
- the LOC125189353 gene encoding protein FAR1-RELATED SEQUENCE 5-like gives MTLDRALDFYNNYARYVGFDTRKKGSKKEKDVITWIYVVCSREGTKQRKNEQHEVKRKRSSIKCFCNAKVSWKFFMGVGYVIQSFVEEHNHEMVEERHKRFMKLNRNLDLVHQKFILDCANANIGPTLSFSLLKEVLGGLDYVGCTVLEVRNYRHDLRAYVEGADAQMLLNEMRRKKELCGAFTYEFEVNSKDRLTRLFWCDPTAKRNYHLYGDIVSFDTTYSTNRYCMIFAPFTGKDNHGRPVTFAAGLLSKENADSFSWLFKQFVKCMGVAPKLIVTDQDLGMKVAIAEVLLSTRHRWCMWHIMNKVADKLPKNMLGSEELKKELNTCVWSELIEPDAFEESWHAIMERYGLTNNDWFSSMFASRKFWVPAFFRDFPMSSLIKTTSLSESQNNFFKRYSKCRANLMLFYMNYNHALEAQRSNSAKLEYYDSTKVPILRTELEIEKHASTIYSGSAFNAIQEEIVYACFSLSCSTLGMSTNRENEVYNINDKDSNSWTVTYSIGDDTYLCGCKKFERLGLLCSHILCVLKYKFVKLIPENLRGWR, from the exons ATGACCCTTGATCGTGCATTGGACTTCTACAACAATTATGCTCGATATGTTGGGTTTGACACTCGTAAGAAGGgatcaaaaaaggaaaaagatgtCATTACTTGGATTTATGTGGTGTGTAGCCGAGAAGGTacaaagcaaagaaaaaatgaacaacATGAGGTGAAACGCAAGCGTTCTTCTATTAAGTGCTTTTGTAATGCTAAAGTGTCTTGGAAGTTTTTTATGGGTGTTGGTTATGTTATACAAAGTTTTGTTGAAGAACATAATCACGAGATGGTTGAGGAACGCCATAAGCGTTTTATGAAGTTGAACCGCAATTTGGATTTAGTCCATCAGAAATTCATACTTGATTGCGCTAATGCAAATATCGGTCCAACTTTAAGTTTTAGCTTACTCAAGGAAGTACTTGGTGGATTAGATTATGTAGGGTGTACTGTTTTAGAAGTGCGCAACTACAGACACGACCTTAGAGCATACGTGGAAGGAGCTGATGCACAAATGCTATTAAATGAGATGCGCAGGAAGAAGGAACTTTGTGGAGCATTTACCTATGAATTTGAGGTCAACTCAAAGGATAGACTGACACGTTTGTTTTGGTGTGATCCAACTGCCAAGAGAAATTATCATTTGTATGGTgatattgtttcttttgataCGACATACTCAACAAATAG GTACTGCATGATATTTGCTCCTTTTACGGGCAAGGATAATCATGGTCGCCCTGTGACATTTGCTGCTGGCCTTTTGTCCAAGGAAAATGCCGACTCCTTTTCATGGTTATTTAAACAATTTGTGAAATGTATGGGTGTGGCTCCGAAGCTAATCGTAACCGACCAAGACTTAGGAATGAAAGTTGCTATTGCAGAGGTTCTTCTTAGTACGAGACACAGGTGGTGCATGTGGCATATAATGAATAAAGTTGCTGACAAATTGCCAAAGAACATGCTTGGTAGTGAAGAACTAAAGAAGGAATTGAATACATGTGTTTGGTCGGAGTTGATAGAGCCCGATGCATTTGAAGAATCTTGGCATGCTATAATGGAAAGATATGGGCTGACCAATAATGACTGGTTTTCATCAATGTTTGCATCTAGAAAGTTTTGGGTTCCAGCCTTTTTCCGTGATTTTCCGATGAGCTCGTTGATAAAGACAACATCTTTGTCCGAATCACAGAATAACTTCTTTAAAAGGTACTCAAAGTGTCGGGCTAACCTTATGCTATTTTATATGAACTATAACCATGCTTTGGAGGCTCAAAGAAGTAATAGCGCAAAGCTTGAATACTATGATTCAACAAAAGTGCCTATATTGCGAACAGAATTGGAAATTGAGAAACATGCATCAACGATATATAGTGGTAGTGCTTTTAATGCAATTCAAGAGGAGATAGTTTATGCATGTTTCTCTTTGTCTTGTTCAACTCTAGGAATGTCTACCAATAGAGAAAATGAAGTATATAACATAAATGACAAGGATTCAAACTCATGGACAGTGACTTACTCCATTGGCGATGACACCTATTTGTGTGGATGTAAAAAGTTTGAAAGACTTGGTCTATTGTGCAGCCATATACTTTGTGTGTTGAAATATAAGTTTGTTAAGTTGATACCCGAGAATTTGCGTGGATGGAGATAG
- the LOC125202004 gene encoding uncharacterized protein LOC125202004 isoform X1, which translates to MLQLSSVKIGSLKWLSLSSNSSPAIPAHPVASIHRRRRFHPSSLQSPSLPSIVAAIAVASIHSRTMNPNEKEFSKCFDRLKKRKTTTVDSDLEKRLAEIAAEIVPIDILKEQMKGHKDSANKAVAAEKRSKNREDEAATVEKRMKN; encoded by the exons ATGCTGCAGTTGTCGTCGGTAAAGATCGGATCTTTAAAGTGGCTGTCATTGTCGTCG AATTCATCTCCCGCCATCCCTGCTCATCCCGTCGCCTCCATCCATCGTCGTCGTCGCTTTCATCCATCGTCACTGCAATCGCCGTCGCTTCCATCCATCGTCGCTGCAATCGCCGTCGCCTCCATCCATAGTCGAACAATGAATCCAAATGAgaaagaattttcaaaat GTTTTGATCGactgaaaaaaagaaaaacaacaaccGTAGACTCCGATC TGGAAAAAAGGTTGGCAGAAATTGCAGCTGAGATTGTACCAATCGACATACTTAAAG AACAAATGAAAGGTCATAAAGATTCAGCAAATAAAGCAGTTGCTGCCGAGAAAAGGAGTAAGAATCGGGAGGATGAAGCAGCTACTGTCGAGAAAAGGATGAAGAATTAG
- the LOC125201146 gene encoding thioredoxin F, chloroplastic-like isoform X6: protein MALQVYSFAPRTPIPYNSASPAIIASAKQCRLTVCAGAATDYLQLSAKRERRLRTKASSEPEAAAAAAAGQVTEVNKDTFWPIVKAAGDKIVVLDMYTQWCGPCKVMAPKFEELSGKHEDVVFLKLDCNQENKPLAKELGIKVHRASK from the exons ATGGCTCTGCAGGTGTACAGTTTTGCTCCAAGGACCCCGATACCGTACAATTCTGCGTCTCCGGCGATTATCGCCTCTGCAAAGCAGTGTCGCCTCACTGTGTGCGCGGGCGCGGCGACGGATTACCTGCAGCTGAGTGCGAAGAGGGAGAGACGGCTGAGGACGAAGGCTAGTTCCGAACCAGAGGCGGCTGCGGCTGCGGCTGCGGGACAAGTTACGGAGGTAAACAAGGATACATTCTGGCCGATTGTGAAAGCCGCCGGCGATAAGATTGTCGTCCTCGATATGTACACTCAGTG GTGCGGCCCGTGCAAGGTGATGGCTCCAAAGTTTGAAGAATTGTCTGGAAAGCATGAGGACGTCGTGTTCCTAAAATTAGACTGCAACCAAGAAAACAAG CCATTGGCAAAGGAGCTTGGGATAAAG GTTCATCGAGCATCAAAGTGA
- the LOC125201146 gene encoding thioredoxin F, chloroplastic-like isoform X4, with the protein MALQVYSFAPRTPIPYNSASPAIIASAKQCRLTVCAGAATDYLQLSAKRERRLRTKASSEPEAAAAAAAGQVTEVNKDTFWPIVKAAGDKIVVLDMYTQWCGPCKVMAPKFEELSGKHEDVVFLKLDCNQENKPLAKELGIKVVPTFKILKDEKVHRASK; encoded by the exons ATGGCTCTGCAGGTGTACAGTTTTGCTCCAAGGACCCCGATACCGTACAATTCTGCGTCTCCGGCGATTATCGCCTCTGCAAAGCAGTGTCGCCTCACTGTGTGCGCGGGCGCGGCGACGGATTACCTGCAGCTGAGTGCGAAGAGGGAGAGACGGCTGAGGACGAAGGCTAGTTCCGAACCAGAGGCGGCTGCGGCTGCGGCTGCGGGACAAGTTACGGAGGTAAACAAGGATACATTCTGGCCGATTGTGAAAGCCGCCGGCGATAAGATTGTCGTCCTCGATATGTACACTCAGTG GTGCGGCCCGTGCAAGGTGATGGCTCCAAAGTTTGAAGAATTGTCTGGAAAGCATGAGGACGTCGTGTTCCTAAAATTAGACTGCAACCAAGAAAACAAG CCATTGGCAAAGGAGCTTGGGATAAAGGTGGTTCCCACATTCAAAATATTGAAGGATGAAAAG GTTCATCGAGCATCAAAGTGA
- the LOC125201146 gene encoding thioredoxin F, chloroplastic-like isoform X1, producing MALQVYSFAPRTPIPYNSASPAIIASAKQCRLTVCAGAATDYLQLSAKRERRLRTKASSEPEAAAAAAAGQVTEVNKDTFWPIVKAAGDKIVVLDMYTQWCGPCKVMAPKFEELSGKHEDVVFLKLDCNQENKPLAKELGIKVVPTFKILKDEKVIKEVTGAKFDDLVHAIEVHRASK from the exons ATGGCTCTGCAGGTGTACAGTTTTGCTCCAAGGACCCCGATACCGTACAATTCTGCGTCTCCGGCGATTATCGCCTCTGCAAAGCAGTGTCGCCTCACTGTGTGCGCGGGCGCGGCGACGGATTACCTGCAGCTGAGTGCGAAGAGGGAGAGACGGCTGAGGACGAAGGCTAGTTCCGAACCAGAGGCGGCTGCGGCTGCGGCTGCGGGACAAGTTACGGAGGTAAACAAGGATACATTCTGGCCGATTGTGAAAGCCGCCGGCGATAAGATTGTCGTCCTCGATATGTACACTCAGTG GTGCGGCCCGTGCAAGGTGATGGCTCCAAAGTTTGAAGAATTGTCTGGAAAGCATGAGGACGTCGTGTTCCTAAAATTAGACTGCAACCAAGAAAACAAG CCATTGGCAAAGGAGCTTGGGATAAAGGTGGTTCCCACATTCAAAATATTGAAGGATGAAAAGGTTATTAAAGAAGTCACAGGGgctaaatttgatgatttagtCCATGCAATTGAG GTTCATCGAGCATCAAAGTGA
- the LOC125201146 gene encoding thioredoxin F, chloroplastic-like isoform X7, whose translation MALQVYSFAPRTPIPYNSASPAIIASAKQCRLTVCAGAATDYLQLSAKRERRLRTKASSEPEAAAAAAAGQVTEVNKDTFWPIVKAAGDKIVVLDMYTQWCGPCKVMAPKFEELSGKHEDVVFLKLDCNQENKPLAKELGIKIKFK comes from the exons ATGGCTCTGCAGGTGTACAGTTTTGCTCCAAGGACCCCGATACCGTACAATTCTGCGTCTCCGGCGATTATCGCCTCTGCAAAGCAGTGTCGCCTCACTGTGTGCGCGGGCGCGGCGACGGATTACCTGCAGCTGAGTGCGAAGAGGGAGAGACGGCTGAGGACGAAGGCTAGTTCCGAACCAGAGGCGGCTGCGGCTGCGGCTGCGGGACAAGTTACGGAGGTAAACAAGGATACATTCTGGCCGATTGTGAAAGCCGCCGGCGATAAGATTGTCGTCCTCGATATGTACACTCAGTG GTGCGGCCCGTGCAAGGTGATGGCTCCAAAGTTTGAAGAATTGTCTGGAAAGCATGAGGACGTCGTGTTCCTAAAATTAGACTGCAACCAAGAAAACAAG CCATTGGCAAAGGAGCTTGGGATAAAG ATCAAATTCAAGTAG
- the LOC125211400 gene encoding probable protein phosphatase 2C 18, with the protein MGSCFSSQSLLMHDPRIFTQFGRGRIESSFCMAHYGPGPMPYLNKVVQNVVDATGQDTNFDCYCSTTTTAITLCKQGEDLTIAQIANSGAVLGMRDKNNALIAVRLTANLKPIQNCRTLAKPHNRKDARNIIPAPIIYHKRITDQDEFVVLATGRVWEVLSIEEVVAIVAARPRHSAAKAVVDAAVGVWTNEHPNAEVDDCAVACLFLRPSTNSTPHSI; encoded by the exons ATGGGATCCTGCTTTTCCTCCCAAAGTCTGTTGATGCATGATCCCCGGATATTTACGCAG TTCGGGCGTGGGAGGATAGAGTCGAGCTTCTGTATGGCGCATTACGGCCCTGGCCCTATGCCTTACCTTAATAAGGTTGTCCAAAATGTTGTCGATGCGACGGGCCAAGACACCAATTTTGATTGCTACTGTAGTACGACTACTACAGCAATCACCCTATGTAAACAG GGGGAAGATCTTACAATTGCACAAATTGCGAACTCGGGAGCTGTGCTAGGGATGAGAGACAAGAATAATGCATTAATTGCAGTGCGCTTGACTGCCAATCTCAAGCCTATCCAAAATTGTCGTACATTAGCTAAGCCACACAATCGCAAGGACGCTCGCAACATCATACCCGCACCTATTATCTACCACAAACGCATCACTGATCAAGACGAGTTTGTAGTGTTAGCAACGGGCAGG GTTTGGGAGGTGCTCTCGATCGAGGAAGTGGTAGCTATTGTGGCCGCGAGGCCTAGACACTCGGCAGCTAAAGCAGTAGTGGATGCAGCAGTTGGAGTATGGACGAATGAGCATCCAAATGCCGAGGTTGATGATTGTGCAGTAGCTTGTCTCTTCCTCAGACCATCCACCAATTCAACACCACACTCAATTTAG
- the LOC125202004 gene encoding uncharacterized protein LOC125202004 isoform X2, with the protein MLQLSSVKIGSLKWLSLSSNSSPAIPAHPVASIHRRRRFHPSSLQSPSLPSIVAAIAVASIHSRTMNPNEKEFSKCFDRLKKRKTTTVDSDQQMKGHKDSANKAVAAEKRSKNREDEAATVEKRMKN; encoded by the exons ATGCTGCAGTTGTCGTCGGTAAAGATCGGATCTTTAAAGTGGCTGTCATTGTCGTCG AATTCATCTCCCGCCATCCCTGCTCATCCCGTCGCCTCCATCCATCGTCGTCGTCGCTTTCATCCATCGTCACTGCAATCGCCGTCGCTTCCATCCATCGTCGCTGCAATCGCCGTCGCCTCCATCCATAGTCGAACAATGAATCCAAATGAgaaagaattttcaaaat GTTTTGATCGactgaaaaaaagaaaaacaacaaccGTAGACTCCGATC AACAAATGAAAGGTCATAAAGATTCAGCAAATAAAGCAGTTGCTGCCGAGAAAAGGAGTAAGAATCGGGAGGATGAAGCAGCTACTGTCGAGAAAAGGATGAAGAATTAG
- the LOC125201146 gene encoding thioredoxin F-type, chloroplastic-like isoform X2, whose amino-acid sequence MALQVYSFAPRTPIPYNSASPAIIASAKQCRLTVCAGAATDYLQLSAKRERRLRTKASSEPEAAAAAAAGQVTEVNKDTFWPIVKAAGDKIVVLDMYTQWCGPCKVMAPKFEELSGKHEDVVFLKLDCNQENKPLAKELGIKVVPTFKILKDEKVIKEVTGAKFDDLVHAIEVARST is encoded by the exons ATGGCTCTGCAGGTGTACAGTTTTGCTCCAAGGACCCCGATACCGTACAATTCTGCGTCTCCGGCGATTATCGCCTCTGCAAAGCAGTGTCGCCTCACTGTGTGCGCGGGCGCGGCGACGGATTACCTGCAGCTGAGTGCGAAGAGGGAGAGACGGCTGAGGACGAAGGCTAGTTCCGAACCAGAGGCGGCTGCGGCTGCGGCTGCGGGACAAGTTACGGAGGTAAACAAGGATACATTCTGGCCGATTGTGAAAGCCGCCGGCGATAAGATTGTCGTCCTCGATATGTACACTCAGTG GTGCGGCCCGTGCAAGGTGATGGCTCCAAAGTTTGAAGAATTGTCTGGAAAGCATGAGGACGTCGTGTTCCTAAAATTAGACTGCAACCAAGAAAACAAG CCATTGGCAAAGGAGCTTGGGATAAAGGTGGTTCCCACATTCAAAATATTGAAGGATGAAAAGGTTATTAAAGAAGTCACAGGGgctaaatttgatgatttagtCCATGCAATTGAGGTGGCTAGATCAACCTAA
- the LOC125201144 gene encoding probable protein phosphatase 2C 33 isoform X1, whose protein sequence is MGSCFSCESRSPVPTFPMVAKKKKVSTMTSFEYSREDRLHRNHNRMFLNGSSEIASLFTQQGKKGVNQDAMIVWEDIRIVFGEAISNHKFGSRTDTIFCGVFDGHGPYGHMVAKRVRDSLPLKLSAHWEVDVQDDEILRETGSKSEIFNTLKETFLDAFKVMDKELRTNTNFDCLCSGTTAVTLVKQGQDLIIGNIGDSRAVLGMRDANNAFVPVQLTVDLKPDLPAEEERIRKCRGRIFALRDEPEVARVWLPHNDAPGLAMARAFGDFCLKEFGLISVPEISYRRIIDEDEFVVLATDGVWDVLSNEEVVTIVGTCPTRSYAARAVVAAAVKAWRYMYPTSKVDDCAVVCLFLNSDGSTSSSANSTAPEEDEATNYHDSYELNRTGTIRTGSGAIEEG, encoded by the exons ATGGGATCCTGCTTTTCCTGCGAAAGTAGGAGCCCTGTGCCCACTTTTCCCATGGTGgctaagaagaagaaggtttCGACAATGACATCCTTTGAGTACAGTAGGGAGGATAGGTTGCATAGGAATCATAACCGGATGTTCTTGAATGGGTCAAGTGAGATTGCCTCCCTCTTTACACAACAAGGCAAGAAAGGGGTTAATCAAGACGCCATGATTGTTTGGGAG GATATAAGGATTGTTTTTGGCGAAGCGATCAGCAATCAT AAATTTGGTTCAAGAACCGACACAATCTTCTGTGGGGTCTTTGACGGCCATGGCCCTTATGGTCACATGGTTGCTAAGCGTGTCCGAGATTCTCTTCCTCTGAAGCTGAGTGCACACTGGGAAGTCGACGTGCAAGACGATGAGATTCTTAGGGAAACTGGAAGCAAGTCTGAGATCTTTAACACATTGAAAGAAACATTTCTCGATGCCTTTAAGGTCATGGACAAGGAGTTGAGAACGAACACAAATTTCGATTGCCTCTGTAGTGGAACTACAGCAGTGACCCTGGTGAAACAG GGTCAGGATCTTATAATCGGAAATATTGGGGACTCAAGAGCTGTATTAGGGATGAGAGATGCGAATAATGCATTCGTTCCAGTACAGTTGACTGTGGATCTCAAGCCTGATCTTCCTG CGGAAGAAGAGAGGATCCGAAAATGTAGAGGTCGTATATTTGCCCTCCGGGACGAACCTGAGGTGGCTAGAGTGTGGCTGCCACACAATGACGCTCCTGGCCTTGCCATGGCGCGTGCATTTGGTGATTTCTGTCTCAAGGAGTTCGGCCTTATATCCGTGCCTGAAATCTCGTATAGACGCATCATTGATGAAGACGAGTTTGTAGTCTTAGCAACAGACGGG GTTTGGGACGTGCTCTCGAACGAGGAGGTGGTAACTATCGTGGGCACTTGCCCTACACGCTCATATGCAGCTCGAGCAGTGGTGGCTGCAGCAGTTAAAGCATGGAGGTATATGTATCCAACTTCAAAGGTTGATGACTGTGCAGTGGTCTGCCTCTTCCTTAACTCAGACGGGTCTACCAGCTCGAGCGCCAATTCCACCGCGCCTGAAGAGGACGAAGCCACAAACTATCATGATTCTTATGAACTCAACCGTACTGGCACTATCAGAACAGGCAGTGGGGCAATTGAGGAAGGATAG
- the LOC125201146 gene encoding thioredoxin F, chloroplastic-like isoform X5, with the protein MALQVYSFAPRTPIPYNSASPAIIASAKQCRLTVCAGAATDYLQLSAKRERRLRTKASSEPEAAAAAAAGQVTEVNKDTFWPIVKAAGDKIVVLDMYTQWCGPCKVMAPKFEELSGKHEDVVFLKLDCNQENKPLAKELGIKVVPTFKILKDEKIKFK; encoded by the exons ATGGCTCTGCAGGTGTACAGTTTTGCTCCAAGGACCCCGATACCGTACAATTCTGCGTCTCCGGCGATTATCGCCTCTGCAAAGCAGTGTCGCCTCACTGTGTGCGCGGGCGCGGCGACGGATTACCTGCAGCTGAGTGCGAAGAGGGAGAGACGGCTGAGGACGAAGGCTAGTTCCGAACCAGAGGCGGCTGCGGCTGCGGCTGCGGGACAAGTTACGGAGGTAAACAAGGATACATTCTGGCCGATTGTGAAAGCCGCCGGCGATAAGATTGTCGTCCTCGATATGTACACTCAGTG GTGCGGCCCGTGCAAGGTGATGGCTCCAAAGTTTGAAGAATTGTCTGGAAAGCATGAGGACGTCGTGTTCCTAAAATTAGACTGCAACCAAGAAAACAAG CCATTGGCAAAGGAGCTTGGGATAAAGGTGGTTCCCACATTCAAAATATTGAAGGATGAAAAG ATCAAATTCAAGTAG
- the LOC125201146 gene encoding thioredoxin F, chloroplastic-like isoform X3, whose product MALQVYSFAPRTPIPYNSASPAIIASAKQCRLTVCAGAATDYLQLSAKRERRLRTKASSEPEAAAAAAAGQVTEVNKDTFWPIVKAAGDKIVVLDMYTQWCGPCKVMAPKFEELSGKHEDVVFLKLDCNQENKPLAKELGIKVVPTFKILKDEKVIKEVTGAKFDDLVHAIEIKFK is encoded by the exons ATGGCTCTGCAGGTGTACAGTTTTGCTCCAAGGACCCCGATACCGTACAATTCTGCGTCTCCGGCGATTATCGCCTCTGCAAAGCAGTGTCGCCTCACTGTGTGCGCGGGCGCGGCGACGGATTACCTGCAGCTGAGTGCGAAGAGGGAGAGACGGCTGAGGACGAAGGCTAGTTCCGAACCAGAGGCGGCTGCGGCTGCGGCTGCGGGACAAGTTACGGAGGTAAACAAGGATACATTCTGGCCGATTGTGAAAGCCGCCGGCGATAAGATTGTCGTCCTCGATATGTACACTCAGTG GTGCGGCCCGTGCAAGGTGATGGCTCCAAAGTTTGAAGAATTGTCTGGAAAGCATGAGGACGTCGTGTTCCTAAAATTAGACTGCAACCAAGAAAACAAG CCATTGGCAAAGGAGCTTGGGATAAAGGTGGTTCCCACATTCAAAATATTGAAGGATGAAAAGGTTATTAAAGAAGTCACAGGGgctaaatttgatgatttagtCCATGCAATTGAG ATCAAATTCAAGTAG
- the LOC125201144 gene encoding probable protein phosphatase 2C 33 isoform X2: protein MGSCFSCESRSPVPTFPMVAKKKKVSTMTSFEYSREDRLHRNHNRMFLNGSSEIASLFTQQGKKGVNQDAMIVWEKFGSRTDTIFCGVFDGHGPYGHMVAKRVRDSLPLKLSAHWEVDVQDDEILRETGSKSEIFNTLKETFLDAFKVMDKELRTNTNFDCLCSGTTAVTLVKQGQDLIIGNIGDSRAVLGMRDANNAFVPVQLTVDLKPDLPAEEERIRKCRGRIFALRDEPEVARVWLPHNDAPGLAMARAFGDFCLKEFGLISVPEISYRRIIDEDEFVVLATDGVWDVLSNEEVVTIVGTCPTRSYAARAVVAAAVKAWRYMYPTSKVDDCAVVCLFLNSDGSTSSSANSTAPEEDEATNYHDSYELNRTGTIRTGSGAIEEG from the exons ATGGGATCCTGCTTTTCCTGCGAAAGTAGGAGCCCTGTGCCCACTTTTCCCATGGTGgctaagaagaagaaggtttCGACAATGACATCCTTTGAGTACAGTAGGGAGGATAGGTTGCATAGGAATCATAACCGGATGTTCTTGAATGGGTCAAGTGAGATTGCCTCCCTCTTTACACAACAAGGCAAGAAAGGGGTTAATCAAGACGCCATGATTGTTTGGGAG AAATTTGGTTCAAGAACCGACACAATCTTCTGTGGGGTCTTTGACGGCCATGGCCCTTATGGTCACATGGTTGCTAAGCGTGTCCGAGATTCTCTTCCTCTGAAGCTGAGTGCACACTGGGAAGTCGACGTGCAAGACGATGAGATTCTTAGGGAAACTGGAAGCAAGTCTGAGATCTTTAACACATTGAAAGAAACATTTCTCGATGCCTTTAAGGTCATGGACAAGGAGTTGAGAACGAACACAAATTTCGATTGCCTCTGTAGTGGAACTACAGCAGTGACCCTGGTGAAACAG GGTCAGGATCTTATAATCGGAAATATTGGGGACTCAAGAGCTGTATTAGGGATGAGAGATGCGAATAATGCATTCGTTCCAGTACAGTTGACTGTGGATCTCAAGCCTGATCTTCCTG CGGAAGAAGAGAGGATCCGAAAATGTAGAGGTCGTATATTTGCCCTCCGGGACGAACCTGAGGTGGCTAGAGTGTGGCTGCCACACAATGACGCTCCTGGCCTTGCCATGGCGCGTGCATTTGGTGATTTCTGTCTCAAGGAGTTCGGCCTTATATCCGTGCCTGAAATCTCGTATAGACGCATCATTGATGAAGACGAGTTTGTAGTCTTAGCAACAGACGGG GTTTGGGACGTGCTCTCGAACGAGGAGGTGGTAACTATCGTGGGCACTTGCCCTACACGCTCATATGCAGCTCGAGCAGTGGTGGCTGCAGCAGTTAAAGCATGGAGGTATATGTATCCAACTTCAAAGGTTGATGACTGTGCAGTGGTCTGCCTCTTCCTTAACTCAGACGGGTCTACCAGCTCGAGCGCCAATTCCACCGCGCCTGAAGAGGACGAAGCCACAAACTATCATGATTCTTATGAACTCAACCGTACTGGCACTATCAGAACAGGCAGTGGGGCAATTGAGGAAGGATAG